A region from the Acidimicrobiales bacterium genome encodes:
- a CDS encoding nuclear transport factor 2 family protein yields the protein MAATPNDTAARNAADIEAIRRLKARYFRLLDQKRWDDWRDVFVRDVEILTPDDTGDPNPIVGRDRFVDGLAEMLATVTTVHHGHMVEIEVDGDVATGIWSMEDHLFWPPEIGLGHMWGTGWYEEDYRRDDDGEWRIARMYLRRIRVESDGKQMFPREGE from the coding sequence ATGGCTGCGACCCCGAACGACACTGCCGCGAGGAACGCTGCCGACATCGAAGCGATCCGCCGGCTCAAGGCCCGCTACTTCCGCCTGCTCGACCAGAAACGGTGGGACGACTGGCGCGACGTGTTCGTCCGCGATGTCGAGATCCTCACACCCGACGACACGGGCGACCCGAATCCGATCGTCGGGCGTGACCGCTTCGTCGACGGCCTGGCCGAGATGCTGGCGACGGTCACGACGGTGCACCACGGTCACATGGTCGAGATCGAGGTCGACGGCGACGTTGCCACCGGCATCTGGTCGATGGAGGACCATCTCTTCTGGCCGCCCGAGATCGGGCTCGGCCACATGTGGGGCACCGGTTGGTACGAAGAGGACTATCGCCGAGACGACGACGGCGAGTGGCGCATCGCCAGGATGTATCTCCGTCGGATCCGAGTGGAATCCGACGGCAAGCAGATGTTCCCCAGGGAGGGCGAATGA
- a CDS encoding VOC family protein, translated as MSESSTRQRGVNRVVMAVRDIDAGRAFYEKLLGCTFHHGNDEEAAAFGVRMLFSWDGGIELVAPIEGRDSYIGKIVDERGEGIIGVVWAVADADASKAAGEELGVTTFHTLDYSQAQIDADLQGRFRRYYEHFMGGPDTPLGDASVLVGEFDIADEPS; from the coding sequence ATGAGCGAGAGTTCCACACGTCAGCGCGGCGTCAACCGGGTGGTGATGGCCGTTCGTGACATCGATGCCGGTCGGGCGTTCTACGAGAAGCTGCTCGGCTGCACCTTCCACCATGGCAACGACGAGGAGGCGGCCGCATTCGGCGTGCGGATGCTGTTCAGCTGGGACGGTGGCATCGAGCTCGTCGCGCCGATCGAGGGTCGTGACAGCTACATCGGAAAGATCGTCGACGAGCGGGGTGAAGGCATCATCGGCGTCGTCTGGGCGGTGGCCGACGCCGACGCCTCGAAGGCGGCCGGCGAGGAGCTCGGCGTCACCACGTTCCACACACTCGACTACTCACAGGCGCAGATCGACGCCGACCTCCAGGGCCGGTTCCGGCGCTACTACGAGCACTTCATGGGGGGCCCCGACACGCCGCTGGGCGATGCCTCGGTGCTCGTCGGCGAGTTCGACATTGCCGACGAGCCGTCGTGA
- a CDS encoding sulfotransferase yields the protein MSRPAAVRIHDLVAPEFTPEIAAAFDMVAPLAEALDWSPDAILGQATAETGLDDFGDDLHVAPLAVLSTALRDEAELSTLGQLSNHATLVGHARQKLLVEDLLRRHPEIHEIEIERPVVIAGQGRTGTTHLHNLMSSDRSFRTMPYWESLEPVPPREEQDLDLGTDYRSDPRYQRCAETLAGLNEALPYFKRMHDMYPEHVHEEIALLAIVHGGMAPETMAVMPTWRDWYLASDQTPQYEFMKTVLKAMTFLARGTERNGGRWLLKSPQHVERLRELITVFPDATVVCTHRDPVAVAKSMSTMLAYTSRMSRDPTKLVDVGRYWIDRMGTMFQGMADQRELVPADQSIDVKFHEFMADDIATVRRIYELADHRWDDTTEAGMHDYMADHPRGVHGSVTYHIEEDFGVDTAELARDLAFYVERFDVRVEGDR from the coding sequence GTGAGCAGGCCTGCCGCCGTCCGAATCCACGACCTCGTCGCCCCCGAGTTCACGCCGGAGATCGCCGCCGCCTTCGACATGGTGGCGCCGCTGGCCGAGGCGCTCGACTGGTCACCCGACGCGATCCTCGGTCAGGCCACGGCCGAGACCGGCCTCGACGACTTCGGCGACGATCTGCACGTCGCGCCGCTGGCCGTGCTCTCGACCGCCCTGCGCGACGAGGCCGAGCTGTCCACGCTGGGTCAGCTCTCGAATCACGCAACGCTGGTCGGCCACGCCCGCCAGAAGCTTCTGGTCGAGGACCTGTTGCGTCGCCATCCCGAGATCCACGAGATCGAGATCGAACGCCCGGTCGTCATCGCCGGTCAGGGGCGCACCGGCACGACCCATCTCCACAACCTGATGTCGAGCGACCGTTCGTTTCGCACGATGCCGTACTGGGAGAGCCTCGAACCGGTGCCGCCGCGCGAGGAGCAGGACCTCGATCTCGGTACCGACTATCGGTCGGACCCGCGCTACCAGCGCTGCGCCGAAACGCTCGCCGGCCTCAACGAGGCCCTGCCGTACTTCAAGCGCATGCACGACATGTATCCCGAGCACGTGCACGAGGAGATCGCGCTGCTGGCGATCGTCCACGGCGGCATGGCCCCCGAGACGATGGCGGTCATGCCGACGTGGCGCGACTGGTACCTGGCCAGCGATCAGACGCCGCAGTACGAGTTCATGAAGACCGTGCTCAAGGCGATGACGTTCCTGGCCCGCGGCACCGAACGCAACGGGGGCCGGTGGCTGCTGAAGTCGCCGCAACACGTCGAACGACTGCGGGAACTGATCACCGTGTTCCCCGATGCGACCGTCGTGTGCACGCACCGCGATCCGGTGGCGGTGGCGAAGTCGATGTCGACCATGCTCGCCTACACGTCACGGATGAGCCGCGACCCGACGAAGCTGGTCGACGTCGGCCGCTACTGGATCGACCGTATGGGCACCATGTTCCAGGGCATGGCCGATCAGCGCGAGCTCGTGCCGGCCGATCAGTCCATCGACGTGAAGTTCCACGAGTTCATGGCCGACGACATCGCGACCGTGCGGCGCATCTACGAGCTGGCCGACCATCGCTGGGACGACACCACCGAGGCGGGCATGCACGACTACATGGCGGACCACCCGCGGGGTGTCCACGGCAGCGTGACCTATCACATCGAGGAGGACTTCGGCGTCGACACCGCCGAGCTGGCCCGGGACCTCGCGTTCTACGTCGAACGCTTCGATGTCCGAGTCGAAGGGGACCGATGA
- a CDS encoding nuclear transport factor 2 family protein, producing the protein MTTADESKAALARWYDEMWFQKNFALVPECVGPIYTRHEAGGTRTIAAEQYRDFLQSAMTDVQITDGRYRLIAEDDHVVAIGSWSFNGQQWDWVQAFRVEHGKLVETWLSGIGTDTMWSPDAIRPTPS; encoded by the coding sequence ATGACGACAGCCGACGAGTCCAAGGCCGCGCTGGCGCGTTGGTACGACGAGATGTGGTTCCAGAAGAACTTCGCGCTGGTGCCCGAGTGTGTCGGCCCGATCTACACGCGTCACGAGGCCGGCGGCACGCGCACGATCGCGGCCGAGCAGTACCGGGACTTCCTCCAGTCCGCGATGACCGACGTGCAGATCACCGACGGCCGCTATCGGCTCATCGCCGAGGACGACCATGTCGTGGCGATCGGGTCGTGGTCCTTCAACGGTCAGCAGTGGGACTGGGTCCAGGCGTTCCGCGTCGAACACGGAAAGCTGGTCGAGACCTGGCTCTCCGGTATCGGCACCGACACCATGTGGTCCCCCGACGCCATCCGCCCCACCCCCTCCTGA
- a CDS encoding LLM class flavin-dependent oxidoreductase, with protein MEFGLFFNGYLPGPAAHDPDSEHLMLMREAEYAIHADRFNWKYTWFGEHHALTEYSHMSAPYPFMGYVAAKTERIHVGSAITSFPTTKEHPVRIAERAAMMDHLSEGRFEFGTGRGAGSHEVATFGGTELSVTKSMWDEVAHEIPRMWEQKDYSFEGEHFSVPKPHNILPKPYGKGHPPMWVACGNPATFAKAGGHGIGAIAFNFEPIHNLKGRVEAYKEAAENVTDPIGQYQNNNVMMTNAVICLEDREEARAMAKRNLRGYRVTMVNLYHDSMPQSPDAIVWPSPTNRFELDDDTLDYAIREGYMLCGNPEEVCEQVQAYEKVGCDQVAFGTPDEGYTHEQTIEMIETFGKYVIPEFDKDPVHSTTRMREAATPKFPMFNGEVDPIVNQAVPPEFTIAV; from the coding sequence ATGGAGTTCGGTCTCTTCTTCAACGGCTATCTGCCGGGTCCCGCCGCCCACGACCCCGACTCTGAGCATCTCATGCTCATGCGCGAGGCCGAGTACGCGATCCATGCGGACAGGTTCAACTGGAAGTACACCTGGTTCGGCGAGCACCATGCGCTGACCGAGTACAGCCACATGTCGGCTCCCTACCCGTTCATGGGCTACGTGGCGGCCAAGACCGAGCGCATCCACGTCGGCTCCGCGATCACCTCCTTCCCCACCACCAAGGAGCACCCCGTTCGCATCGCCGAGCGCGCCGCGATGATGGACCACCTTTCCGAGGGTCGGTTCGAGTTCGGCACCGGGCGTGGCGCCGGCAGCCACGAGGTCGCCACCTTCGGCGGCACCGAACTCTCGGTCACCAAGTCGATGTGGGACGAGGTCGCCCACGAGATTCCCCGTATGTGGGAGCAAAAGGACTACTCCTTCGAAGGCGAGCACTTCTCGGTGCCCAAGCCCCACAACATCCTCCCCAAGCCCTATGGCAAGGGTCACCCGCCCATGTGGGTCGCCTGTGGCAACCCCGCGACCTTCGCCAAGGCCGGCGGACACGGCATCGGTGCGATCGCGTTCAACTTCGAGCCGATCCACAACCTCAAGGGTCGCGTCGAGGCCTACAAGGAAGCGGCCGAGAACGTCACCGACCCGATCGGCCAGTACCAGAACAACAACGTGATGATGACCAACGCCGTCATCTGTCTCGAGGACCGCGAAGAGGCCCGAGCGATGGCCAAGCGCAACCTGCGTGGCTACCGGGTGACCATGGTCAACCTGTACCACGACTCGATGCCGCAAAGCCCCGACGCCATTGTGTGGCCGAGCCCCACGAACCGCTTCGAGCTCGACGACGACACGCTCGACTACGCCATCCGCGAGGGCTACATGCTGTGTGGCAATCCCGAAGAGGTGTGCGAGCAGGTGCAGGCCTACGAGAAGGTCGGTTGCGACCAGGTCGCGTTCGGCACCCCCGACGAGGGCTACACGCACGAGCAGACCATCGAGATGATCGAGACCTTCGGCAAGTACGTGATCCCCGAGTTCGACAAGGACCCGGTCCACTCGACCACTCGCATGCGCGAAGCGGCCACGCCGAAGTTCCCGATGTTCAACGGCGAGGTCGACCCCATCGTGAACCAGGCCGTGCCGCCCGAATTCACCATCGCCGTCTGA
- a CDS encoding crotonase/enoyl-CoA hydratase family protein — MGDENHDLLVERDGHVLILTMNRPERFNALSGAMLIRMYDAYEEASNDPDIRCIVVTGAGGNFCAGADLRAMAGDAKDGDPLDTAARMAEDPDIVYKALFRHYRPTKPIVAAVEGVAIAGGTELLQAMEIRVAGESARFGVSEARWSLYPMGGSAVRLPRQIPYTQAAEILLTGKHLPAQEAKDIGLIGHVVPDGSALEKALEIAQVVAANGPLSTAAITRTLHECDGMELDDALRHEWEYGQAVFASNDAKEGPKAFAEKRTPNFTGT, encoded by the coding sequence ATGGGTGACGAGAACCACGACCTGTTGGTGGAGCGGGACGGTCACGTCCTGATCCTGACGATGAACCGGCCCGAGCGATTCAACGCGCTCTCGGGCGCGATGTTGATCCGGATGTACGACGCCTACGAGGAAGCGTCGAACGATCCCGACATCCGCTGCATCGTCGTGACCGGCGCGGGTGGCAACTTCTGCGCCGGTGCCGACCTGCGGGCCATGGCCGGCGACGCGAAGGACGGCGATCCCCTGGACACGGCGGCCCGCATGGCCGAGGACCCCGACATCGTCTACAAGGCGTTGTTCCGCCACTACCGCCCGACCAAGCCCATCGTGGCGGCGGTCGAGGGCGTGGCGATCGCGGGCGGGACCGAACTGCTCCAGGCCATGGAGATCCGTGTGGCCGGTGAGAGCGCCCGCTTCGGGGTGAGCGAGGCGCGCTGGTCGCTCTATCCGATGGGCGGTTCGGCGGTGCGACTCCCCCGCCAGATCCCCTACACCCAGGCCGCCGAGATCCTGCTGACCGGCAAGCACCTCCCCGCCCAGGAGGCGAAGGACATCGGCCTGATCGGCCATGTCGTCCCCGACGGGTCTGCCCTCGAGAAGGCGCTCGAGATCGCCCAGGTGGTGGCGGCGAACGGGCCGCTCTCCACGGCCGCCATCACCCGCACCCTCCACGAGTGCGACGGCATGGAGCTCGACGACGCACTTCGCCACGAGTGGGAGTACGGCCAGGCCGTCTTCGCCAGCAATGACGCCAAGGAGGGCCCCAAGGCCTTCGCCGAGAAGCGCACCCCGAACTTCACCGGCACCTGA
- the gcvP gene encoding aminomethyl-transferring glycine dehydrogenase, with protein MTTQPQTRASGQDDRPTLTELEGHDAFVARHIGPTDRERATMLEALGVDSMAALIDQTVPADIRMPGPLALPDPIGQQAAQDELRAIASANRPTTSLIGLGYHDTLTPPVIRRNIMENPGWYTAYTPYQPEISQGRLEALLNFQTMASELSGMDLANASLLDEGTAAGEAMTMLHRISGGKQGDRFVIDPECHPQTIAVVETRAEPIGLETLVADPLTADLDGVYAVLVQYPGSTGAIPDLAAIIERCKANDTLVAVAADPLALTVLTPPGELGADVVLGSTQRFGVPMAFGGPHAAYFAVREAHQRSLPGRLVGVSIDTHGRRALRLALQTREQHIRREKATSNICTSQVLLAVMASMYALHHGPSGLRRIGRRVNRLAAVLAQGLREGGVEIVHDHFFDTVCARVPGRADKVMAMALAEGINLRRIDADTVVACLDETTGRAEIEIVWRAFGVDADLARLDATVDDPRPASLRRATPALAHPVFSAYRSETELVRYMRKLVNKDIALDRSMIPLGSCTMKLNAATEMEPISWPEFAGIHPFAPVDQTVGYQRMIDQLERWLVEITGYAAVSLQPNSGAQGELAGLLAIRAYHRSRGDHERDICLIPSSAHGTNAASAVMAGMKVVVVQCDELGNVDLAHLDKVVSEYRERVSALMITYPSTHGVFEVEVRRICEMVHDAGGQVYLDGANLNAMVGLAQPGKFGADVSHLNLHKTFCIPHGGGGPGVGPIGVGAHLVPFLPNHPLNPVAGPPTGAGPIAAAPWGSAGILAIPWMYIRMMGAEGLRSATETAILNANYIAKRLEDHYPVLYTGATGRVAHECILDTRVLKQEAGIEVDDIAKRLIDFGFHAPTMSFPVAGTLMVEPTESEGLEELDRFCNAMLAIHAEAKRVQSGDWPADDNPLVNAPHPADQATADEWTHPYTREEAVFPEAWDRESKYWPPVSRIDGVHGDRHLICSCPPLEDLALA; from the coding sequence GTGACAACCCAGCCGCAGACCCGAGCCTCGGGCCAGGACGACCGCCCCACGCTCACCGAACTCGAGGGTCACGACGCCTTCGTCGCCCGCCACATCGGGCCGACCGACCGCGAGCGGGCCACCATGCTCGAGGCCCTCGGCGTCGACAGCATGGCGGCGCTCATCGATCAGACGGTGCCCGCCGACATCCGCATGCCCGGTCCCCTGGCGCTGCCCGATCCGATCGGCCAGCAGGCGGCCCAGGACGAACTCCGCGCCATCGCATCGGCCAACCGGCCCACCACGTCACTGATCGGGCTCGGCTACCACGACACCCTCACGCCACCGGTCATCCGTCGCAACATCATGGAGAATCCGGGCTGGTACACGGCCTACACGCCGTACCAACCCGAGATCTCCCAAGGACGCCTCGAGGCCCTGCTGAACTTCCAGACGATGGCGTCCGAGCTGAGCGGCATGGATCTCGCCAACGCGTCGCTGCTCGACGAAGGCACCGCCGCGGGCGAGGCGATGACCATGCTGCACCGCATCAGCGGCGGCAAGCAGGGCGATCGCTTCGTGATCGACCCCGAGTGTCACCCCCAGACCATCGCCGTCGTCGAGACGCGGGCCGAACCGATCGGACTCGAGACCCTCGTGGCCGATCCGCTCACCGCCGATCTCGACGGTGTCTACGCCGTGCTCGTGCAGTATCCGGGCAGCACCGGGGCCATCCCCGATCTCGCCGCGATCATCGAGCGATGCAAGGCCAACGACACCCTCGTCGCCGTGGCCGCGGACCCGCTCGCCCTCACGGTGCTGACGCCGCCCGGCGAACTCGGCGCCGACGTCGTTCTCGGCTCCACCCAGCGCTTCGGTGTGCCCATGGCCTTCGGCGGGCCCCACGCGGCCTACTTCGCCGTGCGCGAGGCGCACCAGCGTTCGCTCCCCGGCCGTCTCGTCGGCGTGTCGATCGACACCCACGGACGGCGGGCCCTGCGGTTGGCCCTCCAGACCCGCGAGCAGCACATCCGACGCGAGAAGGCCACCTCCAACATCTGCACCTCCCAGGTGCTGCTGGCCGTGATGGCGTCGATGTACGCCCTGCACCACGGCCCGTCGGGGCTGCGCCGCATCGGCCGGCGGGTCAACCGGCTGGCCGCGGTGCTCGCCCAGGGGCTGCGCGAGGGCGGTGTCGAGATCGTCCACGACCACTTCTTCGACACCGTGTGTGCCCGGGTGCCGGGCCGGGCCGACAAGGTCATGGCGATGGCGCTGGCCGAGGGCATCAACCTGCGCCGCATCGATGCCGACACCGTCGTCGCCTGCCTCGACGAGACGACGGGCCGCGCCGAGATCGAGATCGTGTGGCGTGCGTTCGGGGTCGACGCCGACCTGGCCCGGCTCGACGCCACCGTCGACGATCCCCGGCCCGCGTCGCTGCGCCGAGCCACTCCGGCCCTCGCTCACCCGGTCTTCTCCGCGTATCGCAGCGAGACCGAGCTCGTGCGCTACATGCGCAAGCTCGTCAACAAGGACATCGCGCTCGATCGTTCGATGATCCCGCTCGGCTCGTGCACGATGAAGCTCAACGCGGCCACGGAGATGGAACCGATCAGCTGGCCCGAGTTCGCCGGAATCCACCCGTTCGCTCCGGTCGACCAGACGGTCGGCTACCAGCGCATGATCGATCAGCTCGAACGCTGGCTCGTCGAGATCACCGGCTACGCCGCGGTGTCGCTCCAGCCGAACTCCGGTGCCCAGGGCGAGCTGGCCGGTCTGCTGGCCATCAGGGCCTACCACCGGTCCCGGGGCGACCACGAGCGCGACATATGCCTCATCCCGTCGTCGGCCCACGGCACCAACGCGGCCAGCGCGGTGATGGCGGGAATGAAGGTGGTCGTAGTGCAGTGCGACGAGCTCGGCAACGTCGACCTCGCCCACCTCGACAAGGTCGTCAGCGAGTACCGCGAGCGGGTCTCGGCGCTGATGATCACCTACCCGTCGACCCACGGCGTGTTCGAGGTCGAGGTCCGCCGGATCTGCGAGATGGTCCACGACGCCGGCGGTCAGGTCTATCTCGACGGCGCGAACCTCAACGCCATGGTCGGGCTCGCCCAGCCCGGCAAGTTCGGCGCCGACGTGAGCCACCTGAACCTGCACAAGACCTTCTGCATCCCGCACGGCGGCGGCGGTCCCGGCGTCGGGCCGATCGGGGTGGGCGCCCATCTCGTGCCGTTCCTGCCGAACCATCCCCTGAACCCGGTGGCGGGACCGCCCACCGGTGCCGGACCCATCGCGGCTGCGCCCTGGGGGTCCGCCGGCATCCTCGCGATCCCGTGGATGTACATCCGCATGATGGGCGCCGAGGGCCTGCGCAGTGCCACCGAGACCGCCATTCTCAACGCCAACTACATCGCGAAGCGCCTCGAGGACCACTATCCGGTCCTCTACACGGGCGCCACCGGCCGGGTGGCCCACGAGTGCATCCTCGACACCCGCGTCCTCAAGCAGGAGGCCGGCATCGAGGTCGACGACATCGCCAAGCGGCTGATCGACTTCGGGTTCCACGCGCCGACGATGTCGTTCCCCGTCGCCGGCACCTTGATGGTCGAACCGACGGAATCCGAGGGGCTCGAAGAGCTCGATCGCTTCTGCAACGCCATGCTCGCCATCCACGCCGAGGCGAAGCGCGTGCAGTCCGGCGACTGGCCGGCCGACGACAACCCGCTCGTCAACGCGCCACACCCGGCCGACCAGGCGACCGCCGACGAGTGGACCCACCCCTACACCCGCGAGGAAGCCGTGTTCCCCGAAGCCTGGGACCGCGAGAGCAAGTACTGGCCGCCGGTCAGCCGCATCGACGGCGTCCACGGCGACCGCCACCTCATCTGCAGCTGCCCCCCGCTCGAGGACCTCGCCCTGGCCTGA
- a CDS encoding type II CAAX endopeptidase family protein codes for MAPLPPPPPRPPRLPPPPPRPAPASSGPRVVTNTYDHSVSRWGLGEVVLTLVLYIVVGTGIGLLALGGDVDSTLEGPWLPGVLTVPPMAALAYLTWLARRRGAGLTADFRLQARRQDLLVGFGLLVGAWIMAIATLLIMIALGGEAPSAAAADLAIDSGEGTGITVWILAFAVLGSTLVPLVEELLFRGLFWSALEKRGINNIVTLLITSAGFAAFHFEPSRFPILFAIGLAFGVGRLVTGRIAASILAHALVNAVSMVAIISEVA; via the coding sequence ATGGCCCCCCTGCCACCTCCGCCGCCCCGCCCTCCGCGCCTCCCACCGCCACCCCCGCGCCCCGCGCCGGCCTCCTCGGGCCCGCGCGTCGTCACCAACACCTACGACCACTCGGTGTCGCGATGGGGACTCGGCGAGGTCGTTCTCACCCTGGTGCTCTACATCGTCGTGGGCACCGGCATCGGCCTCCTCGCGCTCGGCGGTGACGTCGACAGCACGCTCGAGGGCCCATGGCTCCCGGGCGTTCTCACAGTGCCGCCGATGGCCGCGCTCGCCTACCTCACGTGGCTCGCCCGACGGCGAGGCGCCGGCCTGACCGCCGACTTCCGGCTGCAAGCCCGCCGCCAGGACCTGCTCGTCGGTTTCGGCCTGCTGGTCGGCGCCTGGATCATGGCGATCGCGACCCTGCTGATCATGATCGCCCTCGGCGGCGAGGCACCGTCCGCGGCCGCCGCCGATCTCGCCATCGATTCCGGTGAGGGCACCGGGATCACGGTGTGGATCCTCGCCTTCGCGGTACTCGGCTCGACCCTCGTTCCGCTGGTGGAGGAACTCCTTTTTCGCGGCCTGTTCTGGAGCGCGCTGGAGAAGCGGGGCATCAACAACATCGTGACGCTGCTGATCACCAGTGCGGGCTTCGCGGCCTTCCATTTCGAGCCCTCGCGATTCCCGATCCTGTTCGCGATCGGGCTCGCTTTCGGGGTGGGCCGGTTGGTCACCGGCCGGATCGCAGCCTCGATCCTGGCCCATGCACTCGTGAACGCGGTCAGCATGGTGGCGATCATCTCCGAAGTGGCCTGA
- a CDS encoding OB-fold domain-containing protein yields MTKQRVPVVEGMFTMDDEPCLIGGKVPGRETYFFPKHVAGGDPAALGAELEEVLLSRTGRVWSYTSSDYQPPPPFVANTDPYVPITVAAVELEKEQMVVLGQCVAGVTPGDLSVGTEVELVVDTLYEDDDTEYMVWKWKPVHTEENG; encoded by the coding sequence GTGACGAAGCAGCGAGTACCCGTGGTCGAAGGCATGTTCACGATGGACGATGAGCCGTGCCTCATCGGCGGCAAGGTACCGGGCCGCGAGACGTACTTCTTTCCGAAGCACGTCGCCGGTGGTGATCCTGCGGCGCTGGGTGCCGAACTCGAGGAGGTGCTGCTCTCGCGTACCGGGCGGGTGTGGTCCTACACCTCCTCCGACTATCAGCCACCGCCCCCCTTCGTGGCCAACACCGACCCCTACGTGCCGATCACCGTTGCGGCGGTCGAGCTCGAGAAGGAACAGATGGTGGTGCTCGGCCAGTGCGTCGCCGGCGTCACGCCCGGCGATCTCTCGGTCGGCACCGAGGTCGAGCTGGTGGTCGACACGCTCTACGAGGACGACGACACCGAATACATGGTCTGGAAGTGGAAGCCCGTGCACACAGAGGAGAACGGCTGA
- a CDS encoding lipid-transfer protein produces MEEIAILGVGMHPWGKWGRNFTEYGTAAAREALADAGVDWNDVGFVSGAITVRCGYPGYVAGSTFAQQLGFNGAQVASSYAACASGATALQVARGQILSGATDVALIVGADTTPKGFLAPSEGDRPDDMDWLRFKLVGATNPVYFGLQARRRMDVHGATQEDFARVKVKNSRHSVHNPRARFTKEYDIDDVMNSPVVSDPLRLLDICATSDGGAAIVVSSMEYAKAHGHVDPVRVAGISTVTPTFPDTIIDLPYIATDSAGATSRPERGFKQSIGDRVYAEAGVGPDDVDVAEVYDLSSALELDWYEQLGFCAEGDAEKLLNDGVTTIGGRLPVNPSGGLGAFGEAVPAQAIAQVCELTWQLRGQADGRQVEGARVGITANQGLFGHGSSVLVRR; encoded by the coding sequence ATGGAAGAGATCGCGATTCTCGGCGTGGGCATGCACCCCTGGGGCAAGTGGGGACGCAACTTCACGGAGTACGGCACGGCGGCGGCCCGCGAGGCGCTCGCCGACGCCGGCGTCGACTGGAACGACGTGGGCTTCGTGTCCGGGGCCATCACGGTGCGATGTGGCTATCCCGGCTACGTCGCCGGCTCCACGTTCGCCCAGCAGCTCGGCTTCAACGGCGCGCAGGTCGCGTCGTCCTACGCGGCGTGCGCCTCCGGGGCCACCGCGCTGCAGGTCGCCCGCGGCCAGATCCTGTCGGGGGCCACCGACGTGGCACTCATCGTGGGTGCCGACACCACGCCCAAGGGCTTCCTCGCGCCGAGCGAGGGTGACCGCCCCGACGACATGGACTGGCTGCGATTCAAGCTCGTGGGCGCCACCAACCCCGTGTACTTCGGACTCCAGGCCCGCCGACGCATGGACGTCCACGGCGCCACGCAGGAGGACTTCGCCCGGGTGAAGGTGAAGAACTCCCGCCACTCGGTCCACAACCCGCGGGCCCGGTTCACCAAGGAATACGACATCGACGACGTGATGAACTCGCCCGTCGTGTCCGACCCGCTGCGGCTCCTGGACATCTGCGCAACGTCCGACGGGGGCGCCGCCATCGTCGTGTCGTCGATGGAGTACGCGAAAGCCCACGGCCATGTCGACCCGGTACGGGTGGCCGGCATCTCCACCGTCACGCCGACGTTTCCCGACACCATCATCGACCTGCCCTACATCGCCACCGACTCCGCGGGCGCCACCAGTCGTCCCGAGCGTGGATTCAAGCAGTCGATCGGCGACCGGGTGTATGCCGAGGCCGGTGTGGGCCCCGACGACGTCGACGTCGCCGAGGTCTACGACCTGTCGTCGGCCCTCGAGCTCGATTGGTACGAGCAACTCGGCTTCTGCGCCGAGGGCGACGCCGAGAAGTTGCTCAACGACGGTGTCACCACCATCGGTGGGCGGCTTCCGGTCAATCCGTCCGGCGGACTCGGCGCGTTCGGCGAAGCAGTGCCCGCCCAGGCCATCGCCCAGGTGTGCGAACTCACGTGGCAGCTGCGGGGCCAGGCCGACGGCCGCCAGGTCGAGGGCGCCAGGGTGGGGATCACCGCCAACCAGGGCCTGTTCGGTCACGGCTCGTCGGTGCTGGTGCGCAGGTGA